The following proteins come from a genomic window of Chaetodon auriga isolate fChaAug3 chromosome 16, fChaAug3.hap1, whole genome shotgun sequence:
- the LOC143333471 gene encoding uncharacterized protein LOC143333471 — MSTADLLLELIFSWIDQRERCAKQLRKLAEELESLREKCNAGQCVGSTVSVVGATCLIGAGIATVFTGGAAAPFLGLLGAAYTGAGVTISVTAKIIEHFSSGDTMQEAQAIEKRSNEIEGKIQKLFQQLKVEKEEASSFPDPDEVDRQIVTEFLRAMARRSGLKQRYVERIIIRAHEDNFDLRMGHRVMRADQTLKVAAVLGVLTFFTFQLSGKKYKLLLSKGAEQLIKTMSSAGFKTALKGGAMVVGGAVGLAFALPEAIENWKDQIEKNHVTEASQSLRNTADALLKITCNLREQLNNMKKMFDEVAKREQEEEERLSREKVCEDRRRNQETVESQPGQRYMYYELSEQQGWGNEEEDGEDDESDQEESDQEESDQEESNQEENDQEESDQEESDQEESDQEESNQEENDQEESDQEESDQEESDQEESNQEENDQEESDQEESDQEESDQVESDQEESDQEESDQVESDQVESDQVESDQEESDQVESDQEESDQVESDQVESDQEESDQVESDQEESDQVESDQEESDQVESDQVESDQEESDQVESDQEESDQVESDQEESDQVESDQEESDQEESDQEESDQEESDPAAIRVGLLNVRSMNNKPSDIKELITENKLDVLATTETHLNKARGDSVLRKASPDNFGFYHEVRGSRGGGVAIQFSLELAHGQIPFGVTTTFEYVATVLQRDEWDEPVLMINLYRRPGDNRGRFRPFLNEFEELLDEVFKKYNSIIVTGDFNIWVDYTKNSSLEFEFLLLLRNLRQHVCEATHERGHTLDLVITRNVQISGLKVQNDHISDHYTVLFNAWPASDTKEEDEENKDEDEQPKRFKSKEE, encoded by the exons ATGTCAACcgctgacctgctgctggagctgattTTCTCCTGGATCGACCAGAGGGAGCGCTGTGCCAAGCAGCTGAGGAAACTGGCCGAGGAGCTGGAGTCGCTCAGGGAGAAATGCAACGCCGGGCAGTGTGTCGGCAGCACAGTGTCGGTGGTGGGAGCGACATGTTTGATCGGGGCCGGCATTGCCACAGTGTTCACCGGTGGAGCAGCTGCTCCATTTTTGGGTTTGTTAGGAGCGGCATACACAGGTGCAGGTGTCACCATATCTGTGACTGCCAAAATCATTGAGCACTTCTCGTCTGGCGACACCATGCAAGAGGCGCAGGCCATAGAAAAAAGAAGCAACGAAATCGAAGGAAAAATCCAGAAATTGTTCCAACAGCtgaaggtggagaaggaggaggcgaGTTCCTTCCCAGACCCAGATGAAGTGGACCGACAAATCGTGACTGAATTTCTGAGAGCCATGGCCAGACGAAGTGGACTGAAGCAGCGGTATGTTGAAAGGATAATCATCCGAGCTCATGAAGACAACTTTGACTTGCGTATGGGACACAGAGTCATGAGGGCCGACCAGACTCTTAAAGTGGCTGCTGTCCTTGgtgttttaacatttttcacgtttcaactcagtgggaaaAAATATAAACTTTTATTATCTAAAGGAGCTGAACAACTCATCAAAACAATGTCTTCAGCTGGATTTAAAACTGCCCTCAAAGGAGGTGCCATG GTTGTGGGAGGAGCTGTTGGACTGGCGTTTGCACTTCCTGAGGCCATTGAGAACTGGAAAGACCAGATCGAGAAGAATCATGTGACTGAAGCGAGCCAATCACTGAGAAATACGGCTGATGCCCTTCTAAAGATCACCTGCAATCTGAGGGAACAGCTGAACAACATGAA GAAGATGTTTGACGAGGTGGCTAAACgtgaacaagaagaagaggaaaggctTTCCAGAGAGAAAGTCTGTGAAGATAGGAGGAGAAACCAGGAGACTGTTGAAAGTCAACCTGGTCAAAGATACATGTACTATGAACTCAGTGAGCAGCAGGGGTGGGgcaatgaggaggaggatggtgaaGATGACGAGAGCGACCAGGAGGAGAGCGATCAGGAGGAGAGCGATCAGGAGGAGAGCAACCAAGAGGAGAACGACCAAGAGGAGAGTGACCAGGAGGAGAGTGACCAGGAGGAGAGCGATCAGGAGGAGAGCAACCAAGAGGAGAACGACCAAGAGGAGAGTGACCAGGAGGAGAGTGACCAGGAGGAGAGCGATCAGGAGGAGAGCAACCAAGAGGAGAACGACCAAGAGGAGAGTGACCAGGAGGAGAGCGACCAGGAGGAGAGCGACCAGGTGGAGAGCGACCAGGAGGAGAGCGACCAGGAGGAGAGCGACCAGGTGGAGAGTGACCAGGTGGAGAGTGACCAGGTGGAGAGCGACCAGGAGGAGAGCGACCAGGTGGAGAGTGACCAGGAGGAGAGTGACCAGGTGGAGAGTGACCAGGTGGAGAGTGACCAGGAGGAGAGTGACCAGGTGGAGAGTGACCAGGAGGAGAGTGACCAGGTGGAGAGTGACCAGGAGGAGAGTGACCAGGTGGAGAGTGACCAGGTGGAGAGTGACCAGGAGGAGAGTGACCAGGTGGAGAGTGACCAGGAGGAGAGTGACCAGGTGGAGAGTGACCAGGAGGAGAGTGACCAGGTGGAGAGTGACCAGGAGGAGAGTGACCAGGAGGAGAGTGACCAAGAGGAGAGTGACCAGGAGGAGAGTGACCCTGCAGCAATCAGGGTGGGGTTGCTCAATGTCCGTTCGATGAATAACAAACCATCCGACATCAAAGAGCtcatcactgaaaacaaactggacGTCTTGGCCACAACAGAGACGCATTTAAATAAGGCCAGAGGAGACAGTGTCCTCCGTAAGGCTTCACCAGATAACTTTGGGTTTTATCATGAGGTGAGGGGTAGCAGAGGGGGAGGGGTAGCGATTCAGTTCTCGTTGGAACTGGCCCATGGACAAATTCCTTTCGGCGTCACAACAACGTTTGAATATGTCGCCACAGTTCTGCAGCGTGACGAGTGGGACGAACCTGTCCTGATGATCAATCTGTATCGTCGACCGGGGGACAACAGGGGCCGATTCCGTCCATTCCTGAATGAGTTTGAAGAGCTCTTGGATGAAGTTTTCAAAAAGTACAACAGCATCATTGTGACTGGTGACTTCAACATCTGGGTCGATTACACAAAGAACTCCTCTTTGGAGTTTGAGTTTCTTCTGTTGCTCAGAAACCTGAGGCAGCATGTTTGTGAGGCAACGCATGAGAGAGGTCACACTCTGGATCTGGTCATCACCAGAAATGTTCAAATCTCTGGTCTCAAAGTCCAGAATGATCATATATCAGATCATTACACTGTTCTATTCAATGCATGGCCGGCGTCAGACAcaaaggaggaagatgaagaaaacaaagatgaagacGAGCAGCCAAAACGATTCAAAAGCAAGGAGGAATGA
- the LOC143334593 gene encoding properdin-like: MEVLTALRVWLVVVLLLVSVERSECVRCFAHFDLSLGQCDEDLGEVDEDDCCQNPKFGYQATDGVCRSCGPPVWSLWSPWSQCNVLCGDGVTTRTRTCFGIGQSECENAADKLQTNPCRGSCCDAEGWGLWLTWSPCSVTCGGCGVRKRERVCSSPPECRSACSGPSEETETCPTHTVCPVHGSWSSWSGWSQCSGTCIDDRRDDVIIPSRLRYRSCSDPAPSNDTVPHGNGCPGEDFQAQDCSELPNCPVDGSWGAWSPPGPCSVSCGEGLQLSIRLCDQPAPKYGGRFCEGLSTRSSTCQSPCPVDGFWSGWSSWGECSVSCVPRGQSPVRTRHRSCSNPAPSSRPPGRGCHGDDTQTENCDQLPHCPVDGGWGSWSPFSSCPVTCGVGLQVSIRRCDSPAPEHGGQPCPGEGRQTSICKTNVHCPVDGAWSEWSPWNPCKPPFGGRDIRCKMVGGSQTRERQCLHRAHNGSICPGEALTERRVCYDVSSCYLKGSWDGWESWSLCKPSCGGGKSQRFRRRRCVPDYSNYNPTIGRLKEPATFFGTPQADCGVAPDGGQKLEIEQCLNVPACL, encoded by the exons atggaggtTCTGACGGCTCTGAGGGTTTGGCTCGTTGTGGTtctgctgctggtctctgtGGAGCGTTCTG AGTGTGTGCGCTGCTTTGCACACTTCGACCTGTCCCTGGGTCAGTGTGATGAAGACCTCGGTGAGGTGGACGAAGACGACTGCTGTCAGAACCCTAAGTTTGGTTACCAGGCAACAGACGGAGTGTGTCGCTCCTGTGG GCCTCCAGTGTGGTCTCTGTGGTCGCCATGGTCACAGTGTAACGTCCTGTGTGGGGACGGAGTGACAACGAGGACCAGGACGTGTTTCGGCATTGGCCAATCAGAATGTGAGAACGCTGCAGACAAACTACAGACCAATCCCTGCAGAGGCAGCTGCTGTGACG ctGAGGGGTGGGGCTTGTGGCTCACCTGGTCACCCTGCTCAGTGACCTGTGGAGGATGCGgagtcagaaagagagagagagtctgctCCAGTCCTCCTGAGTGTCGCTCGGCCTGCAGCGGTCCTTCAGAGGAGACGGAGACGTGTCCAACACACACCGTCTGTCCAG ttcATGGCAGCTGGTCCAGTTGGTCTGGTTGGTCTCAGTGTTCTGGGACGTGTATCGATGACCGgcgtgatgatgtcatcatccCCTCCAGACTGCGATATCGCTCCTGCTCTGACCCCGCCCCTTCCAATGACACCGTGCCTCATGGCAACGGTTGTCCCGGAGAGGACTTCCAGGCGCAGGACTGCAGCGAACTCCCCAACTGTCCAG TGGACGGCAGCTGGGGGGCATGGTCTCCACCTGGGCCATGCTCTGTTTCCTGTGGGGAGGGACTTCAGCTGTCAATCAGGCTGTGTGATCAGCCCGCCCCTAAATATGGCGGCCGTTTCTGTGAGGGATTGAGCACTCGGAGCAGCACCTGTCAGAGTCCCTGTcctg tGGACGGGTTCTGGTCCGGCTGGTCTTCTTGGGGTGAGTGTTCTGTGTCCTGTGTCCCACGAGGACAAAGCCCCGTGAGGACTCGCCACCGTTCCTGCTCTAACCCCGCCCCTTCATCCAGGCCACCCGGCAGAGGTTGCCACGGTGATGATACGCAGACAGAAAACTGCGACCAACTGCCTCACTGCCCAG TGGACGGAGGTTGGGGGTCTTGGTCTCCCTTCTCTTCCTGTCCTGTCACCTGTGGCGTGGGGCTCCAGGTATCAATCAGGAGATGTGACAGCCCCGCCCCTGAACATGGGGGCCAGCCATGTCCTGGAGAGGGACGTCAAACCAGCATCTGTAAGACCAACGTCCACTGTCCAG TGGACGGGGCGTGGTCGGAGTGGTCGCCGTGGAACCCGTGCAAGCCCCCATTCGGTGGGCGGGACATCCGCTGTAAGATGGTGGGCGGGAGTCAGACCCGAGAGCGTCAGTGTCTCCACCGAGCTCACAACGGCTCCATCTGTCCCGGGGAAGCCCTGACGGAGAGACGCGTCTGCTACGACGTCAGCAGCTGCTACT TGAAGGGCTCCTGGGACGGCTGGGAGTCGTGGAGTTTGTGTAAACCGTCCTGTGGAGGAGGGAAGTCTCAGCGCTTCAGGAGGAGACGCTGTGTACCTGACTACAGTAACTACAA TCCTACCATTGGTCGTCTGAAGGAGCCGGCCACCTTCTTTGGGACGCCGCAAGCCGACTGCGGTGTGGCGCCCGACGGTGGCCAGAAGCTTGAAATTGAGCAGTGCCTCAATGTTCCCGCCTGTCTCTGA